A single region of the Neomonachus schauinslandi chromosome 3, ASM220157v2, whole genome shotgun sequence genome encodes:
- the FZD5 gene encoding frizzled-5 — protein MARPDPSAPPSLLLLLLAQLAGRAAAASKAPVCQEITVPMCRGIGYNLTHMPNQFNHDTQDEAGLEVHQFWPLVEIHCSPDLRFFLCSMYTPICLPDYHKPLPPCRSVCERAKAGCSPLMRQYGFAWPERMSCDRLPVLGRDAEVLCMDYNRSEATTAPPRPFPAKPTLPGPAGAPASGGECAAGGPSVCKCREPFVPILKESHPLYNKVRTGQVPNCAVPCYQPSFSPDERTFATFWIGLWSVLCFISTSTTVATFLIDMERFRYPERPIIFLSACYLCVSLGFLVRLVVGHASVACSREHSHIHYETTGPALCTVVFLLVYFFGMASSIWWVILSLTWFLAAGMKWGNEAIAGYAQYFHLAAWLIPSVKSITALALSSVDGDPVAGICYVGNQNLNSLRGFVLGPLVLYLLVGTLFLLAGFVSLFRIRSVIKQGGTKTDKLEKLMIRIGIFTLLYTVPASIVVACYLYEQHYRESWEAALTCACPGPDAGQPRAKPEYWVLMLKYFMCLVVGITSGVWIWSGKTVESWRRFTSRCCCRPRRGHKSGGATAAGDYEASAALTGRTGPPGPPTAAAAAAAYHKQVSLSHV, from the coding sequence atGGCTCGGCCTGACCCGTCCGCACCGCcctccctgctgctgctgctcctggCGCAGCTGGCCGGCCGGGCGGCGGCTGCCTCCAAGGCCCCAGTGTGCCAGGAAATCACAGTGCCCATGTGCCGCGGCATCGGCTACAACCTGACGCACATGCCCAACCAGTTCAACCACGACACGCAGGACGAGGCTGGCCTGGAGGTGCACCAGTTCTGGCCGCTGGTGGAGATCCACTGCTCGCCGGACCTGCGCTTCTTCCTGTGCTCCATGTATACGCCCATCTGCCTGCCCGACTACCACAAGCCGCTGCCGCCCTGCCGCTCGGTGTGCGAGCGCGCCAAGGCCGGCTGCTCGCCGCTCATGCGGCAGTACGGCTTCGCCTGGCCGGAGCGCATGAGCTGCGACCGCCTCCCGGTGCTGGGCCGCGACGCCGAGGTCCTGTGCATGGATTACAACCGCAGCGAGGCCACCACGGCGCCCCCCAGGCCTTTCCCCGCCAAACCCACCCTCCCGGGCCCAGCGGGGGCCCCGGCCTCCGGGGGCGAGTGCGCCGCCGGGGGCCCATCGGTGTGCAAGTGCCGCGAGCCCTTCGTGCCCATCCTGAAGGAGTCGCACCCGCTCTACAACAAGGTGCGCACGGGCCAGGTGCCCAACTGCGCGGTGCCCTGCTACCAGCCCTCCTTCAGCCCGGACGAGCGCACGTTCGCCACCTTCTGGATTGGCCTGTGGTCTGTGCTGTGCTTCATCTCCACCTCCACCACGGTGGCCACCTTCCTGATAGACATGGAACGCTTCCGCTACCCTGAGCGCCCCATCATCTTCCTGTCCGCCTGCTACTTGTGCGTGTCGCTGGGCTTCCTGGTGCGCCTGGTGGTGGGCCATGCCAGCGTCGCCTGCAGCCGCGAGCACAGCCACATTCACTACGAGACGACAGGCCCTGCGCTGTGCACTGTCGTCTTCCTGCTGGTCTACTTCTTCGGGATGGCCAGCTCCATCTGGTGGGTCATCCTGTCACTCACCTGGTTCTTGGCAGCTGGAATGAAGTGGGGCAACGAGGCCATCGCGGGCTATGCACAGTACTTCCACCTGGCCGCGTGGCTCATCCCCAGCGTCAAGTCCATCACGGCGCTGGCACTGAGCTCCGTGGACGGGGACCCGGTGGCCGGCATCTGCTACGTGGGCAACCAGAACCTGAACTCGCTCCGCGGCTTCGTGCTGGGCCCGCTGGTGCTCTACCTGCTGGTGGGCACCCTCTTCCTCCTGGCGGGTTTCGTGTCGCTCTTCCGCATCCGTAGCGTCATCAAGCAGGGCGGCACCAAGACGGACAAGCTGGAGAAGCTGATGATCCGCATCGGTATCTTCACGCTGCTCTATACGGTGCCGGCCAGCATCGTGGTGGCCTGCTACCTGTACGAGCAGCACTATCGCGAGAGCTGGGAGGCTGCGCTCACCTGCGCGTGCCCAGGCCCCGACGCCGGCCAGCCGCGCGCTAAGCCCGAGTACTGGGTGCTCATGCTCAAGTACTTCATGTGCCTCGTGGTGGGCATCACGTCGGGCGTCTGGATTTGGTCCGGCAAGACTGTGGAGTCGTGGCGGCGCTTCACGAGCCGCTGCTGCTGCCGCCCGCGGCGGGGCCACAAGAGCGGTGGCGCGACGGCCGCCGGGGACTATGAGGCGAGCGCAGCGCTCACGGGCAGGACCGGGCCGCCGGGCCCCCCCACagccgccgccgcggccgccgcctaCCACAAGCAGGTGTCCCTGTCTCACGTGTAG